The following proteins come from a genomic window of Enterobacter chengduensis:
- the hypE gene encoding hydrogenase expression/formation protein HypE: MNTVEMAHGSGGQAMQQLINRLFMEAFNNPWLAEQEDQARIDLATLTAHGDRLAFSTDSYVIDPLFFPGGDIGKLAVCGTANDLAVSGAVPRYLSCGFILEEGLPMATLAAVVNSMAQTAREAGIAIVTGDTKVVQRGAADKLFINTAGMGAIPADIHWGAQRLSVGDVLIVTGTLGCHGATILNLREGLGLDGELRSDCAVLTPLIQTLRAVPGVKALRDATRGGVNAVVHEFAARCGYGIELTERGLPVKPAVRGLCELLGLDPLNFANEGKLVIGVERAAAEAVLEQLRAHPSGKEAAMIGEVVERKGVRLTGLYGVKRTLDLPHAEPLPRIC; this comes from the coding sequence ATGAATACGGTTGAAATGGCGCACGGCAGCGGCGGACAGGCGATGCAGCAGCTGATTAACCGGCTGTTTATGGAAGCCTTCAACAACCCCTGGCTCGCCGAGCAGGAAGACCAGGCGCGCATTGACCTCGCCACCCTCACCGCGCACGGAGACAGGCTGGCCTTCTCCACCGACAGCTACGTGATTGACCCGCTGTTTTTCCCCGGCGGCGATATCGGCAAGCTCGCCGTCTGCGGCACGGCCAACGACCTTGCCGTCAGCGGCGCCGTTCCGCGCTACCTTTCCTGCGGGTTTATACTTGAAGAGGGGCTGCCGATGGCGACGCTCGCGGCGGTGGTCAACAGCATGGCGCAGACCGCGCGCGAGGCGGGGATCGCGATCGTCACCGGCGATACCAAGGTGGTGCAGCGCGGCGCGGCCGACAAGCTGTTCATCAACACCGCGGGCATGGGGGCGATCCCCGCCGATATTCACTGGGGCGCGCAGCGCCTTAGCGTGGGCGACGTGCTGATCGTGACCGGCACGCTGGGCTGCCACGGTGCCACCATCCTGAACCTGCGAGAAGGCCTGGGGCTGGACGGGGAACTGCGCAGCGACTGCGCGGTGCTCACCCCGCTGATCCAGACGCTGCGCGCCGTGCCCGGCGTGAAGGCCCTGCGGGACGCCACCCGGGGCGGCGTCAACGCCGTGGTTCATGAGTTTGCGGCACGCTGCGGGTACGGGATTGAACTCACCGAGCGCGGCCTGCCCGTTAAGCCTGCCGTTCGCGGGCTGTGCGAGCTGCTGGGCCTTGACCCGCTTAACTTCGCCAACGAAGGCAAGCTGGTGATTGGCGTTGAACGTGCCGCAGCCGAGGCCGTTCTGGAACAGCTGCGGGCGCATCCGTCAGGAAAAGAGGCGGCGATGATTGGCGAAGTGGTTGAGCGCAAAGGGGTGCGCCTGACCGGGCTTTACGGCGTGAAGCGCACGCTGGATCTGCCGCACGCTGAACCGTTACCCCGTATTTGCTAG
- the hycC gene encoding formate hydrogenlyase subunit 3 — MNAAMMMTSAVACFAAAAVLALLFSFHKTLSGAIAGIGGAAGSLMTLAAGGVVLLGGHSVEAVMPLIRHGVAMTPLNAIWLVTFGLCGLFISLFNIDWHRHPHANANGLLVNLLMATAVCTVIASNLGALVVMAEIMALCGVFLTGCSVSGKLWFALGRLGTLLLALACWRVWQRFGTLDFSALNGHPLGNDVWLLGVLGFGLLAGIIPLHGWVPQAHANASAPAAALFSAVVMKVGLFGILAITLTGGQPPLWWGVVLLIAGTITAFVGGLYALMEHNIQRLLAYHTLENIGIILLGIGAGVTGLALNQPALIAAGFIGGLYHLVNHSLFKSTLFLGAGSVWFRTGHRDIEKLGGIGKKMPVISLAMLVGLMAMAALPPLNGFAGEWVIYQSFFALGQSDAFIARLLGPLLAVGLAITGALAVMCMAKVYGVTFLGAPRTREAENACCAPVLMGVSVVALALCCIAGGVAAPWLLPLLGHAIPLPLTVANTTVSQPMIALLLIGAPLLPLVLMLCFKRDRLASRSRGAAWACGYEHEQSMVITAHGFAMPVKENFAAVLKLRHWLNPVGWVPGWQSAAAPALFRRLAVIELAVLVVIVISRGA, encoded by the coding sequence ATGAACGCGGCAATGATGATGACCAGCGCGGTAGCCTGTTTTGCGGCCGCCGCCGTTCTGGCACTTCTCTTCTCATTCCATAAAACCCTGAGCGGCGCGATCGCCGGGATCGGCGGGGCGGCAGGTAGCCTGATGACGCTGGCTGCAGGCGGCGTTGTCCTGCTCGGCGGCCACTCCGTCGAGGCCGTGATGCCGCTGATTCGCCACGGCGTCGCGATGACGCCGCTGAACGCCATCTGGCTGGTGACCTTTGGCCTGTGCGGGCTGTTTATCAGCCTGTTCAATATCGACTGGCACCGCCATCCGCACGCCAACGCTAACGGCCTGCTGGTGAACCTGCTGATGGCGACGGCGGTCTGCACCGTTATCGCCAGCAACCTCGGGGCGCTGGTGGTGATGGCGGAGATCATGGCGCTCTGCGGCGTGTTCCTGACGGGCTGTAGCGTCTCCGGCAAGCTGTGGTTTGCGCTGGGACGCCTCGGAACGCTGCTGCTGGCGCTGGCCTGCTGGCGGGTATGGCAACGCTTCGGCACGCTGGACTTCTCCGCGCTCAACGGCCATCCGCTGGGGAACGACGTCTGGCTGCTGGGCGTGCTCGGCTTTGGCCTGCTCGCCGGGATCATCCCGCTGCACGGCTGGGTGCCGCAGGCGCATGCGAACGCCTCCGCGCCCGCCGCCGCTCTGTTTTCTGCGGTGGTGATGAAGGTCGGCCTGTTCGGCATTCTGGCGATTACGCTGACCGGCGGACAGCCGCCGCTGTGGTGGGGCGTCGTGCTGCTGATTGCGGGCACGATCACCGCGTTCGTCGGCGGCCTGTACGCGCTGATGGAGCACAATATCCAGCGCCTGCTGGCGTACCACACGCTGGAAAACATCGGCATCATCCTGCTCGGTATCGGCGCGGGCGTGACCGGGCTGGCGCTGAACCAACCGGCGCTGATTGCCGCCGGGTTTATCGGCGGTCTCTATCACCTCGTCAACCACAGCCTGTTTAAAAGCACCCTGTTCCTGGGCGCGGGAAGCGTCTGGTTCCGCACCGGCCATCGGGATATCGAAAAGCTCGGTGGGATCGGCAAAAAGATGCCGGTGATCTCACTGGCGATGCTGGTCGGGCTGATGGCGATGGCCGCGCTGCCGCCGCTGAACGGCTTTGCCGGGGAGTGGGTGATCTACCAGTCCTTCTTCGCCCTCGGTCAGAGCGACGCCTTTATCGCGCGCCTGCTCGGCCCGCTGCTGGCGGTCGGGCTGGCGATTACCGGGGCGCTGGCGGTGATGTGCATGGCGAAAGTCTACGGCGTGACCTTCCTCGGCGCGCCGCGCACCCGCGAAGCGGAAAACGCCTGCTGTGCGCCGGTCTTAATGGGAGTGAGCGTGGTCGCGCTGGCGCTGTGCTGCATCGCGGGCGGCGTGGCCGCGCCGTGGCTGCTGCCGCTGCTGGGCCACGCCATTCCGCTGCCGCTGACCGTGGCGAACACCACCGTTTCCCAGCCGATGATTGCGCTGCTGCTGATTGGCGCGCCGCTGCTGCCGCTCGTGCTGATGCTGTGCTTTAAACGTGACCGGCTCGCCTCCCGCTCGCGCGGCGCGGCGTGGGCCTGCGGCTACGAACACGAGCAGTCGATGGTCATTACCGCCCACGGCTTCGCCATGCCGGTGAAGGAGAACTTCGCCGCCGTGCTGAAGCTGCGCCACTGGCTCAATCCGGTGGGCTGGGTACCCGGCTGGCAGAGCGCCGCCGCGCCCGCGCTGTTCCGCCGTCTGGCCGTCATCGAGCTGGCGGTGCTGGTGGTCATTGTGATTTCACGAGGAGCCTGA
- the hypA gene encoding hydrogenase maturation nickel metallochaperone HypA has translation MHEITLCQRALELIEQQAVQNHAKRVTGVWLKVGAFSCVETSALTFCFELVCRGTLAEGCELHIEEQQAECWCGQCQQYVTLLSSKVQRCPQCRSTGLRIVADDGMQIQRLEIEKE, from the coding sequence ATGCACGAAATCACCCTCTGCCAGCGGGCTCTGGAACTGATTGAGCAACAGGCAGTGCAAAACCACGCGAAGCGCGTCACCGGCGTCTGGCTGAAGGTCGGGGCATTTTCCTGCGTCGAGACCAGCGCCCTGACCTTCTGCTTTGAACTGGTATGCCGCGGCACGCTGGCGGAAGGCTGCGAGCTCCATATTGAAGAACAGCAGGCGGAGTGCTGGTGCGGGCAGTGCCAGCAGTACGTCACCCTGCTGTCATCAAAGGTTCAGCGCTGCCCGCAGTGTCGGAGCACCGGCCTACGCATCGTGGCGGATGACGGCATGCAGATCCAACGCCTCGAAATCGAGAAGGAGTAA
- the hypD gene encoding hydrogenase formation protein HypD, producing MRYVDEYRAPEQVLQLIGHLKTRAALLDYTKESPLRIMEVCGGHTHAIFKFGLDQLLPENIEFIHGPGCPVCVLPMGRIDSCIEIASRPDVIFCTFGDAMRVPGKNGSLLKAKARGADVRIVYSPMDALTLAENHPARKVVFFGLGFETTMPATAITLQQAKARGVGNFFFFCQHITLIPTLRSLLEEPGNGIDAFLAPGHVSMVIGTDAYGFISEQYNRPLVVAGFEPLDLLQGVAMLVEQKIAALSTVENQYRRVVPDAGNERAQRAIADVFSVEGDSEWRGLGLIAESGVRLTPAYRAFDAEAHFRPQPQEVCDDPRSRCGDVLTGKCKPHQCPLFGNTCNPQTAFGALMVSSEGACAAWYQYRNQESEA from the coding sequence ATGCGTTACGTTGATGAATACCGCGCCCCGGAGCAGGTGCTGCAGCTTATCGGACACCTGAAAACGCGCGCGGCGCTGCTGGACTACACGAAAGAGAGCCCCCTGCGGATCATGGAGGTGTGCGGCGGACACACGCACGCCATCTTCAAATTTGGCCTCGACCAGCTGCTGCCGGAGAACATCGAGTTTATCCACGGCCCCGGCTGCCCGGTGTGCGTGCTGCCGATGGGGCGCATCGACAGCTGTATTGAAATTGCCAGCCGGCCCGACGTCATTTTCTGCACCTTTGGCGACGCGATGCGCGTGCCGGGGAAAAACGGCTCGCTGCTGAAGGCGAAAGCGCGCGGCGCGGACGTGCGGATCGTCTATTCGCCGATGGATGCCCTGACGCTGGCAGAGAACCACCCCGCGCGTAAGGTGGTGTTTTTTGGCCTGGGGTTTGAAACCACCATGCCCGCCACCGCCATCACGCTGCAGCAGGCGAAAGCGCGCGGCGTCGGTAACTTTTTCTTCTTTTGCCAGCACATAACGCTCATCCCCACCCTGCGCAGCCTGCTGGAAGAGCCGGGAAACGGCATTGACGCCTTTCTGGCGCCGGGCCACGTCAGCATGGTGATTGGCACAGACGCCTACGGTTTCATCTCTGAACAGTACAATCGTCCGTTAGTGGTCGCTGGTTTCGAACCACTTGATCTACTACAAGGTGTGGCCATGCTGGTTGAGCAGAAAATAGCGGCCCTGAGTACCGTGGAAAACCAGTACCGCCGCGTGGTGCCGGATGCGGGAAATGAACGGGCACAGCGGGCGATAGCCGACGTGTTTAGCGTTGAGGGCGACAGCGAGTGGCGCGGCCTGGGGCTGATTGCCGAATCCGGCGTGCGCCTGACGCCAGCCTATCGCGCGTTTGACGCCGAAGCGCATTTCCGCCCGCAGCCGCAGGAGGTTTGCGACGACCCCCGCTCTCGCTGTGGCGACGTGCTCACCGGTAAGTGTAAACCTCATCAATGCCCGTTATTTGGCAACACCTGTAACCCGCAAACGGCGTTTGGCGCGCTGATGGTCTCCTCCGAAGGGGCGTGTGCCGCGTGGTATCAGTATCGCAACCAGGAGAGTGAAGCATGA
- a CDS encoding HypC/HybG/HupF family hydrogenase formation chaperone yields MCIGVPGQIHSIDGNQAKVEVCGILRDVDLTLVGSTDEAGASRLGQWVLVHVGFAMSVINEAEARDTLDALQNMFDVEPDVGALLYGEER; encoded by the coding sequence ATGTGCATAGGCGTGCCCGGACAAATTCACTCTATCGACGGTAATCAGGCCAAAGTCGAGGTCTGCGGCATTCTGCGCGACGTGGATCTGACGCTGGTGGGCAGCACCGATGAGGCGGGCGCGTCGCGCCTCGGCCAGTGGGTGCTGGTCCACGTAGGGTTTGCCATGAGCGTGATTAACGAAGCGGAAGCCCGCGACACGCTCGACGCCCTGCAAAACATGTTCGACGTGGAGCCTGACGTGGGCGCCCTGCTGTACGGCGAGGAGCGGTAG
- the flhA gene encoding formate hydrogenlyase transcriptional activator FlhA, with amino-acid sequence MPYTPMSDLGQQGLFDITRTLLQQPDLGALSDALTRLVRQSALADSAAIVLWHSGTHRASYYSARDNGQPFEYEDETYLAHGPVRRILSRPEVLHCSFAEFRQAWPRLAESKLYQPFGHYCMLPLAAEGQIFGGCEFIRTTDQPWREAEYERLHTFTQIVAVVAEQIQSRVTNNVDYDLLSRERDNFRILVAITNAVLSRLDMDELVSEVSKEIHHYFKIDAISIALRGHRKGKLNIYSTHYLDEANPAHEQSEVDEAGTLSERVFKSKEILLLNLSEQDPVAPYERMLFNTWGNKIQTLCLLPLMSGNTMLGVLKLAQCEEGVFTTANLKLLRQIAERISIALDNALAYQEIHRLKERLVDENLALTEQLNNVDSEFGEIIGRSDAMYSVLKQVEMVAQSDSTVLILGETGTGKELIARAIHNLSNRNSRRMVKMNCAAMPAGLLESDLFGHERGAFTGASSQRLGRFELADKSSLFLDEVGDMPLELQPKLLRVLQEQEFERLGSNKLIQTDVRLIAATNRDLKKMVADREFRSDLYYRLNVFPIFLPPLRERPEDIPLLVKAFTAKIARRMGRNIDSIPAETLRTLSSMEWPGNVRELENVIERAVLLTRGNVLQLSLPETIAPDTPAAQAEIAKEGEDEYQLIVRVLKETNGVVAGPKGAAQRLGLKRTTLLSRMKRLGIDKESLEA; translated from the coding sequence ATGCCGTATACACCGATGAGCGATCTTGGACAGCAGGGCCTGTTTGACATCACGCGCACACTTTTACAACAGCCCGACCTCGGTGCGCTGAGCGATGCCCTGACGCGGCTGGTCAGGCAATCGGCGCTGGCGGACAGCGCCGCGATTGTTCTCTGGCATAGCGGAACCCATCGCGCGAGCTACTACTCCGCGCGGGATAATGGCCAACCGTTTGAATACGAAGACGAAACCTATCTGGCACATGGACCGGTGCGCCGCATACTTTCCCGGCCAGAAGTGCTGCACTGCAGCTTTGCGGAATTTCGCCAGGCGTGGCCGAGGCTGGCGGAGAGCAAACTCTATCAGCCTTTCGGGCATTACTGCATGCTGCCGCTGGCGGCAGAGGGGCAGATTTTTGGCGGATGCGAGTTTATCCGCACCACCGACCAGCCTTGGCGCGAGGCGGAATACGAGCGCCTGCACACCTTTACCCAGATTGTGGCCGTGGTGGCGGAGCAGATCCAAAGCCGCGTCACCAATAATGTCGATTACGATCTGCTGAGCCGCGAGCGCGATAACTTCCGCATTCTGGTCGCCATCACCAACGCCGTGCTGTCACGGCTCGACATGGATGAGCTGGTCAGCGAAGTCTCGAAAGAGATCCACCACTATTTCAAAATCGACGCCATCAGCATCGCGCTGCGCGGCCATCGCAAGGGCAAGCTGAACATCTACTCCACCCACTATCTCGATGAAGCCAACCCGGCACACGAGCAGAGCGAAGTGGACGAAGCGGGCACCCTTTCTGAGCGAGTCTTCAAAAGCAAAGAGATCCTCCTGCTCAACCTGAGCGAGCAGGATCCGGTTGCGCCGTACGAGCGGATGCTGTTCAACACCTGGGGCAACAAGATCCAGACCCTGTGCCTGCTGCCGCTGATGTCCGGCAACACCATGCTGGGCGTGCTGAAGCTGGCCCAGTGCGAGGAAGGGGTGTTTACCACCGCCAACCTGAAGCTGCTGCGCCAGATCGCCGAGCGTATCTCCATTGCCCTGGATAACGCCCTTGCCTATCAGGAGATCCACCGCCTGAAAGAGCGGCTGGTGGATGAGAACCTGGCCCTGACCGAACAGCTCAACAACGTCGACAGCGAGTTTGGTGAAATCATCGGCCGCAGCGACGCCATGTACAGCGTCCTCAAGCAGGTTGAGATGGTGGCGCAAAGCGACAGCACGGTGCTGATTCTGGGCGAAACCGGTACGGGGAAAGAGCTGATTGCCCGCGCCATCCACAACCTGAGCAACCGCAACAGCCGACGGATGGTGAAGATGAACTGCGCCGCAATGCCCGCGGGGCTGCTGGAAAGCGATCTCTTCGGCCACGAGCGTGGCGCATTCACCGGCGCCAGCAGCCAGCGGCTGGGGCGTTTTGAGCTGGCGGACAAAAGCTCGCTGTTCCTCGACGAAGTGGGCGATATGCCGCTGGAGCTGCAGCCGAAGCTGCTGCGCGTCCTGCAGGAGCAGGAGTTTGAGCGCCTTGGCAGCAACAAGCTTATCCAGACCGACGTGCGGCTGATTGCCGCCACCAACCGCGACCTGAAAAAAATGGTCGCCGACCGCGAGTTTCGCAGCGACCTTTACTATCGCCTGAACGTCTTCCCGATCTTCCTGCCGCCGCTGCGCGAACGTCCGGAAGATATCCCCCTGCTGGTCAAAGCGTTTACCGCGAAGATTGCCCGCCGGATGGGGCGCAATATCGACAGTATTCCTGCCGAGACGCTGCGCACCCTCTCATCGATGGAGTGGCCCGGCAACGTGCGCGAGCTGGAAAACGTCATCGAACGCGCGGTGCTGCTGACGCGCGGGAACGTGCTGCAGCTTTCTTTACCGGAAACGATCGCGCCAGATACCCCGGCAGCGCAGGCCGAGATAGCGAAAGAGGGAGAAGATGAGTATCAGCTGATCGTGCGCGTGCTAAAAGAGACTAACGGCGTGGTCGCCGGGCCGAAGGGTGCCGCACAGCGCCTGGGTCTAAAACGCACCACGCTGCTGTCGCGCATGAAGCGGCTGGGCATTGATAAAGAGAGCCTGGAGGCTTAG
- the hypB gene encoding hydrogenase nickel incorporation protein HypB, whose product MCSTCGCAEGNRYIEGDEHRPHSAFRSAPFSPAPRPAAALTGITFAPQRSEAGDLHYGHGEAGTHAPGMSQRQMLDVEINVLDKNNQIAARNRARFAARKQLVLNLVSSPGSGKTTLLTETLKRLNGRVSCAVVEGDQQTVNDAARIRETGTPAIQVNTGKGCHLDAQMIADAAPRLPLEDSGILFIENVGNLVCPASFDLGERHKVAVLSVTEGEDKPLKYPHMFAAASIMLLNKVDLLPYLNFDVDKCLAYAREVNPEIEILLVSATRGDGMDAWLNWLESERCA is encoded by the coding sequence ATGTGTAGCACCTGCGGTTGCGCCGAAGGCAACCGGTATATAGAAGGGGATGAGCATCGCCCCCACTCCGCGTTTCGCTCGGCGCCCTTTTCTCCAGCCCCGCGTCCTGCGGCAGCCCTGACCGGCATTACCTTTGCGCCGCAACGCTCCGAAGCGGGCGATCTGCATTACGGCCACGGCGAGGCGGGCACCCACGCGCCGGGCATGAGCCAGCGCCAGATGCTGGACGTGGAAATTAACGTGCTGGACAAAAATAACCAGATTGCCGCCCGCAACCGCGCGCGCTTTGCCGCCCGCAAACAGCTGGTGCTGAACCTGGTCTCCAGCCCCGGCTCCGGTAAAACCACGCTGTTAACGGAAACGCTCAAGCGCCTCAACGGGCGCGTCTCCTGCGCGGTAGTCGAGGGCGATCAGCAGACCGTAAACGACGCCGCGCGCATTCGTGAAACCGGCACCCCGGCGATTCAGGTTAACACCGGCAAGGGCTGTCACCTGGATGCCCAGATGATTGCCGACGCCGCGCCGCGCCTGCCGCTTGAAGATAGCGGCATCCTGTTTATTGAAAACGTCGGCAACCTGGTCTGCCCGGCGAGCTTCGACCTGGGCGAACGACACAAGGTGGCGGTGCTGTCGGTAACCGAAGGCGAAGACAAACCGCTGAAGTACCCGCACATGTTTGCCGCCGCGTCGATCATGCTGCTGAACAAAGTGGACCTGCTGCCGTACCTGAATTTTGACGTGGACAAGTGCCTGGCGTACGCCCGCGAGGTGAATCCGGAGATTGAGATCCTGCTGGTCTCCGCCACGCGCGGCGACGGCATGGACGCATGGCTAAACTGGCTGGAGAGCGAACGATGTGCATAG
- the hycA gene encoding formate hydrogenlyase regulator HycA has product MTIWEISEKADYIAQRHQQLQDQWHLYCNSLVQGITLSKARLHHAMSCAAQGDMRFILFGHFTINVTLADNFNSHTIEYHLETKDGEKQCIAKAQLMADGMVDGHVSNRDRQQVLEHYLEKIAPVYNGLYAAVEHDLPVNLTQLMGGNASANVA; this is encoded by the coding sequence ATGACTATTTGGGAAATCAGCGAAAAAGCGGATTACATCGCGCAGCGTCATCAGCAGCTGCAGGACCAGTGGCACCTCTACTGCAACTCTCTGGTTCAGGGCATTACCCTCTCAAAGGCGCGTCTTCATCACGCGATGAGCTGCGCGGCGCAGGGCGACATGCGTTTTATCCTCTTCGGCCATTTCACCATCAACGTGACCCTGGCGGATAACTTCAACAGCCACACCATTGAGTATCACCTCGAGACAAAAGACGGCGAAAAACAGTGTATTGCGAAGGCGCAGCTGATGGCCGACGGCATGGTCGACGGCCACGTCAGCAACCGGGATCGCCAGCAGGTGCTGGAGCACTACCTGGAAAAAATCGCGCCGGTCTATAACGGCCTCTACGCCGCCGTTGAACACGATCTCCCGGTCAACCTGACGCAGCTGATGGGTGGAAACGCCTCAGCGAACGTGGCCTGA
- a CDS encoding 4Fe-4S dicluster domain-containing protein yields the protein MNRFVIADSTVCIGCRTCEAACSETHRLHGLQSMPRLHVMRNEKESAPQLCHHCEDAPCAGVCPVNAITRVDGAVQLNESLCVSCKLCGIACPFGAIEFSGSRPLHVPANANSPKAPPAPPAPARVSTLLDWVPGIRAVAVKCDLCSFDEQGPACVRTCPTKALILVNIRDIARTSKRKRELTINSDFGDLSLLQALNEGAK from the coding sequence GTGAACCGTTTTGTAATTGCTGACTCGACGGTCTGCATTGGCTGTCGAACCTGCGAGGCGGCGTGTTCGGAAACGCATCGCCTGCATGGGCTGCAGTCCATGCCGCGCCTGCACGTCATGCGTAATGAAAAAGAGTCTGCCCCGCAGCTCTGCCACCACTGTGAAGATGCCCCCTGCGCGGGTGTTTGCCCGGTGAATGCCATCACCCGCGTGGATGGCGCGGTCCAGCTGAACGAAAGCCTGTGCGTAAGCTGCAAGCTGTGCGGCATCGCCTGCCCGTTCGGCGCGATTGAATTTTCCGGCAGCCGTCCGCTGCACGTTCCGGCGAACGCCAACTCGCCAAAAGCCCCGCCCGCGCCACCGGCGCCGGCACGCGTCAGCACGCTGCTGGACTGGGTACCCGGCATCCGCGCCGTGGCGGTGAAGTGCGACCTGTGCAGCTTCGACGAGCAGGGCCCGGCCTGCGTGCGCACGTGTCCGACGAAAGCGCTCATTCTGGTTAACATCCGCGACATCGCCCGTACCAGCAAGCGTAAACGCGAGCTGACCATCAACAGTGATTTTGGCGACCTTTCCCTGCTACAGGCGCTCAACGAGGGGGCGAAATGA